From the Actinomycetota bacterium genome, the window CGTGGCGGAGCTGGTGCGGGGCAAGACGGGCAGGGTCGCGGGACATCTGGTGGCGATGATGATGGCCCTCAAGGGCCTCCCCCTCGCCTACAACCGCGACCTGCAGGAGGACAAGGAAGGGGTCTTCGACGCCACGGACCAGCTCGACTCCATGCTCGAGGTGACCGCCCGTGCCCTGGAGACGGCGTCCTTCGATCACGAGCGCATGCGCGAGGAGGCGTTGGTCGGCTTCACCAACGCCACCGACCTCGCCGACTACCTTGTGCGCAAGGGCGTCCCTTTCCTGCGGGCACACGAGTCGGTGGGCAGGCTGGTGCGGGTCTGCCTGGAGCGCGGCATCCGCCTCGAGGAGCTGCCGCTACAGGACTTCGCGGAGGTGGAGCCGCTCATCGGAGAGGACGTCTATGCGCATCTTTCCCTCGAGGCATGCGTACAGGCGCGCGACATCCCTGGCGGTACCGCCCCCGTCCAGGTCGAGAAGGCCCTCTCCGAAGCTCGCAATTGGTTGGGGGCCAGCGACGCGTAGCGCTGAGGCCGGCATTTCCCCACTTCCCGTTACCTGAGATAAACGTGGCTTTCGCGGATATACTAAATACCATGAAACACGATAGAGACGAACTCGCCGCCGCCTTTGAGGCCCTGGCCGAGCTGTCAGAGATCAAGGGAGAGGTGCGTTTCAAGGTCAACGCCTACCACCGCGCCGCCGAGGTGGTGAGGTCAAGCGGAGAGGAACTGCTGCAGCTGGACGAAGTGAAGGAGCTGCGTAAATATCCCGGTATCGGGGAGGGCATCGCCAAGAAGATCCTCGAGTTCAAGGAGAGTGGCACCATCGGCAAGCTGGAGGAACTGAAGGAGGAGGTGCCGGTAGAGCTGATATCCCTGCTGCAAGTCCCAAACCTGGGACCAAAGCGGGCCAAGCTCGTCTACGACGGGCTGGGGGTGCGCACCGTCGGCGAGCTGCGCCAGGCGGCGGAGGATCACCTGCTGGCCGGGCTGCCCGGCCTGGGCCCCAAGGCGGAGCAGAACATACTCGAGGGCATAGAGCACCTGCAGGCCACCTCGGGCAGGCTCCTGCTGCACCAGGCCTACGCCGCGCAGGAGGAGATAACGAAACTGATGCGGGAGAGGCTGCCGGGCATCACCATCACCCCGGCGGGAAGCCTGCGGCGCATGAAAGAGACCATCGGTGACATAGACCTCCTGGTCAGCTCGGAGGAGCCAGCGGCGGTCATGGAGGCCTTCTGCGACCTGCCCAACGTGGAGAAGGTGCTGCTGAGCGGGGACACCAAGAGCTCCGTCGTCACCCGCGGCGGCCTGCAGGTCGATCTGAGGGTGGTGCAGCCCGGCGAGTTCGGCGCGGCACTGCAGTACTTCACCGGCTCCCAGTCCCATAACGTGCGCGTGCGGGAGATCGCCAAGAAGAACGGCCTCAAGATAAACGAGTACGGCGTCTTCAGGGTAAGCGGCAACAAGCGCCTGGCGGGCGAGACGGAGGAGGGGGTCTACCGGGCCCTGGGCATGGCCACGCCGGCGCCTGAGATCAGGGAGAACCGCGGGGAGGTTGAGGCGGCCCTGGCCGGCACCCTGCCCCAACTCCTCGAGGGCGGCGATATCCTGGGGGACATGCATGCGCACACCGAGGCCAGCGACGGGATAGCCGCCCTGGAAGAGATGAGGAGGGCGGCGGAGGGACTGGGCTACCGCTACCTGGCCATAACCGACCACGCCGCGGGCCTCAAGGTGGCGGGAGGCCTGGATCGCGAGAAGCTCGAGAGGCAGGTGGAAGCGATCCGGGAGCTTAACCGTGCAGGAGGGTCGCCCGTGACCCTTCTCGCAGGGACGGAGCTCAACATCGGCAGTGACGGCGGGCTGGATTACGACGACTCCGTGCTGAGCCTCCTGGACGTGGTAGTCGCCTCCGTGCATGGCGGCTTCAAGCAGGACCGCGAGACAATCACCCGGCGCATCATATCCGCCATACACAATCCCCACGTGAAGGTGATAGCCCACCCCACGGGCAGGCTGATAGGGCAGCGCCCGCCGTACGACGTGGACCTCCGCGCGGTGATGTACGAGGCGCGCGACTCCGGGACCGCCCTGGAGCTGAATGCCTTCCCCGACCGTCTGGACCTCAGCGACGAACACCTGGCCGAGGCCAGGGAGCTGGGGGTGAAGATCGCCCTGGGCACGGACGCCCACCGCCCCGAGCACCTCGCCTTCATGATCTACGGTGTCGCCACGGCCAGGAGGGCCTGGTTGGGCATGGGCGACGTGCTCAACACCATGGACACGGGCGCGCTGCTGAAGTGGCTGTGGGAGGGGCGCGAGAGGGGTTGACGGGGCCGCTACCCCGGGGTTGTCAAAGTTCATATAATATGGCTAAGCCTTGTTAGCGCGGGCGGTCTTGCGGCAGGGATCACGGCGCGCTGAAGCGTGCCGGAGAAGCGTGGAAGGGGCAGGCATGGAGATAAGGCGGAATGAGATCATACCCCTGGGATACGGCAAGTACTATCGCTCAGACAAGATAGTCGGGCTGGAGCCCATCGAGGAGGAACGGGGCCCTGCACGACGCACCCACGTTTACGTGGAGGGCCGCGGCGAGCCGGTGGTGGCCTCGCGCACCGAGGAGGCGATCATCAAGGACCTGGCCATCTCGCAGGAGGAGTTCGAGGCCTCACTGGCCCTTGGCATGCTGGAGCGCATGATGCACGAGATGGAGAAGGTGGGACCTATCCTCAGGCGCTCCATCCGCGAGGAGACGGGGCTGGACATAGACGATCTCATCCTGCGCGTGAGGCGCCTGCTATCCCGTGAGGACGAGGGCGACGAATTCGACCAGGGCTCGCTCTTCACGTCCTGAGGCGCCGGTCCGCATATGAAGGACGTTTTCTTTAAGGAGGTTCGCATTGAAACTCGAGGAGATCCAGAAGCTGGCCGTGCAGATGGGCATGGAGAAGGACCCGCGCGGCAAGGCCGAGATAAAGCGCCTGATGGCGAAGAACCGGGAGAAGTACGATAAGCTGCCGGAGAAGGAGAAGCAGTACTTCGACGTCAGCGGTCTCGATAACCCCTTCCCGGATTCGCGCATCCTGGTAGGCGATCCCAAGACCGAGGTGAGATCGGTGCTGGTGGGCATAGATATGGAGGTCCCGGAGGTGCTCCTGGCCGACCGCCTGCGCGAGAAGGGCGAGGCGGTGGACCTGATCATCAGCCACCACCCCGAGGGGCAGGGCCTGATCAACCTGGACAAGGTCATGGCCCTGCAGGCGGACGAGTGGTACCGCCACGGCGTGCCCATCAACGTCGGTGAAGCCCTCATCGGCAAGCGCATGCAGGAGATATACCGTGCCTTCCTGCCCCGAAACGTCGAGCGCGCGCTGGACGTGGCCCGCCTGCTGGACATCCCGTTCATGAGCATGCATACCGTGGCCGACAACCAGGTCTACTCCTACCTCAGCGAGCTCTTCACCCGTAAGAAGCCGCACACGGTGGGGGACGTCATCGACCTGCTGTTGGAGATACCGGAGTACCAGGCCGCGGCCCGTACCCAGTCTGGTCCCGTGGCCATCGTGGGGGGCAGGGAGAACCGGGCGGGCAAGGTCATGGTGGACATGACCGGCGGCACGGAGGGTCCCCAGGAGATCCTGGAGAAGCTCGCTGCCGCGGGGGTCGGGACCATCGTGGCCATGCACTACTCCGAGAAGCACAAGGAAGAGGCGGAAAAGCAGAAGATCAATGTGGTCATCGCCGGGCATATCGTGTCCGATTCCCTGGGCATGAACCTAATCCTCGACCGCCTGGAGGAAAAGGGCGTGCGCATCCTGCCCGTCTCGGGCCTGGTGAGGGTCTCGCGCGCCACCAAGAAGGGGACGCGCGCCCGTAGCTGAGGGCCGGTCCCCTCCCGAGGGATGCAAGTCTTGCTTGAAAAAGAAGCCGGAATAGATTACAGGTAGATTGAGGCATAAGTCCGCCGGCGCAGGGACGCGCATAGGGCGGAGCGGAGGACTGGATGAGCGAGGGTTACCGACTTCTCGAGCAAGGGGAGCGCCTCCTTGCCGAGAACCGCATAGAGGAAGCCATAGAGCGTTTTCGCCGTTTTCTCGACGGCTACCCCGAGGATATCGAGGGGCAGTACCAGCTGGGGATCGCCCTGTATGAGAAGGGCGAGCTGGAGGAAGCCCTGCTGCGTTTCGAGCGGGTGAGGGCGCTCAATCCCGGCGACCCGCGGTCATACGACGGCATAGCCCTGGTGATGATGGAGAGGGGCGATTTCCAACAGGCCGTCAAGTATTACACCGAGGCCCTGGACAGGGACCCCGACAACATCGATCTCCTCAACGAGCTTGGCATCGCCTACCACGAGCTCGGAGACGAGGAGATGGCGCTGTCCATCTACGAGCAGGCCATGCAACTGGAGCCGAACTTCGGCTACCCCTACTACAACAAGGCCCGGCTGCTGGTCACCCACGGGCGTTACGACGAGGCCATCAGGAACCTGGAGACCGCCGTCAGCCTGTACAAAGGGGAGAGGGAGAAGCTCACCGACGTCCTTTTCGAGCTCGCCGGGGTTTACGAGGACATGCTCGACGACACCAAGGCCGTGGAGATATATGGTGAGATCCTCATGCTCGACCTGGACAACCTCGAGGCGCTGGTGAGCCTGGGCTCCATCCACCTGGACAACTGCGAGTACGAGAAGGCAGCGGCCTACTTCGACCGCGTCATCAAGCTCGACCCCGACAATGACGGCGCCTACCTGGAGAAGGGATACGCCCTGGGGTGCATGGGGGACGTGGAGACGGAGATCGAATACCTGGACAAATGCCTCGCCATCAACCCCGACAACAAGTACGCACTCAGCAACAAGGGAGCGGCGCTCATGGAGCAGGGCTTGCTCGACGAGGCGGAGGGCTTCTTCCGGCGCGCCATCGAGGTGGATCCCGCCTACTCCTGGCCTTACTACAACCTGGCCTGCCTCTGTGCCCTGCGGGGAGATAAGCAGGCTTGCATGGAACAGCTTAAAAAGGCACTCGACCTGGACCCGGCCTTGAAGGAAGACGCCCTGCGCGACGTCTGCCTGGAGAACCTGCGCGGCAGCGATACCTTCCGCGAGCTGCTGGAGTAAAGCGCCCCCTGACCGAGAAGCCTGGCCCGGCCCCTCATGCTGGCGCCGGATCCATGGAGAAACGGGCTCTCCGTTTGGGGGTCTTGTTTCTTGCATTCGTACGGCCCGGATCGGAGTAGCAGCCATTTATGGAATGCAACAAACAAGAAGCCTGNNNNNNNNNNNNNNNNNNNNNNNNNNNNNNNNNNNNNNNNNNNNNNNNNNNNNNNNNNNNNNNNNNNNNNNNNNNNNNNNNNNNNNNNNNNNNNNNNNNNGGCGCCGGATCCATGGAGAAACGGGCTCTCCGTTTGGGGGTCTTGTTTCTTGCATTCGTACGGCCCGGATCGGAGTAGCAGCCATTTATGGAATGCAACAAACAAGAAGCCTGACCCGGGTCGAGTTAACGGCCTCTGGTGGAACGCAACAAACAAGAAGACCCTAGGGAGAACTGCCGACGGTGATGATGATCTGGGATCCCGGCGCGGCCGTGGCTCCCGCCCCCGGGAACTGGCTGATGACTATCCCTACCTGCGACGCATCCGCCGGGCTGTAGACCACCTTGTACGAGAACCCGGCCGCGGTGATGGTCTCCTTGGCGGCGGTCTCGCTCATTCCCACCACGCCGGGCACGCTGGATTGCGGTGAGGAACCCTGGCTCACGGTGATGGATACCGACGACCCGGTGACCACGGAGGTCCCAGCGAGGGGTGACTGGGTGATCACTATCCCCCTGGCCACCACGCTCGAATAGGCATAGTTCACCGAAGGGTTCAGCCCTGCTCCGCGGATAGCGGCCACGGCGCCCGCCTCGGTCATGCCCGCGACCCCCGGCACGGTGACCCGCTGCGTCTGGGTGTTGTGGATGGTGCAGGGATCCGTGGGTTCCTCGCCGCGCCGGTAGGACCTGGTCTCGGTGTGGGGGCAGAAGGGGGTGGCCTTCATACCGCTATCGGTGCATACGGTCACCGAGACCCACTCCGACTCATCCTCATCCTCGCCCCCGAACTCCGCCTCGGGGAAGTCGGTGGGGGCCACGTCGGCCAGGGCCTTTTCAGCGAACTTCCTCCAGATCTGGGCGGGGAAGGTGCCGCCATAGACGGTGATGCCGTGCACGCTGCGCATGGACACCCGGCCCTGGGGATAGCCGACCCACACGGCAGCGGAGAGGTCGGGGGTATAGCCGCAGAACCAGGCGTCGGCGTAGTCGTCGGTGGTGCCGGTCTTGCCCGCCTGCGGGCGGTCGATGCGGGCGGCACGGCCCGTACCGTATCTCACCGCGTCCTGGAGGATGGAGTTGACCACGGCGGCCACGTCCTCGCGTACCACGCGCTTTCCCTTGGGATTGTTCTCGAAGATGACGTTGCCTTCCGCATCCGTCACCTTGTTCACGCAGATGGGCGGGACGTAGGTGCCGTTGTTGGCCAGGGTGCCGAAGGCGCTCGCCATCTCCAGCGGATTTACCTCACAGGTGCCCAGGGCTATGGAAGGATAGGGCGGGACGGTGGACGTGATGCCCATGGCCTGGGCCATCTGGGCCACCCGCTGCGGCCCCACGTCCCTGATGATGCGGGCATAGACCACGTTCACCGAGCGCACGGTGGCGGTATAGACGTTGATGGTGCCGTAGCTCGACCCCTCGGCGTTTCCCACTTTCCACTTGGTGCCGTCTGGAAACTCGAGGGTGGTGGGGGAGGAATCGTAGGACTTGTAGGGGGAGATGCCATTGCTGATGGCGGTGGTGAGCACGAAGGGCTTGAAGGCGGAACCGGGCTGCCGGCCCCCCTGGGCCGCGATGTTGTACTGCTGGTCGCTGTAGTCCTTGCCTCCCACCATGGCCTTTATCTCGCCCGTGCGGGGGTCTACGGCGCAGATGGCCGCGCTGGGGTCGCCCGGCTGGTCGAGGGTATCGGCTATGGCCTCCTCGGCATATCTCTGCAGGTTAGGGTCGATGGTGGTGTAGACGCGCAGGCCGCCGCGGAAGATGATGTCGTCAGGGGAGAGGTCGCCGAACTTTGCCCGCAGGTCGGGGTCGGCGGCGAAGACGTTATAGAGGTATTTCTTCACGTACTCCACGAAATATGGGGCGATGGGGCTGGGGGCTTCCTCCGCCACCGGCTGCACGACCACCTCCCTGGCCTTGGCCTCCGCGCATTGGGACGCGGTTATATAACCCAGCTCCTCCATCTTGTCCAGGACCACGTTGCGCCGCTCCTTTGCGGCCTCGATGTTTAGATAAGGCGAGTAGTAGTTGGGGATCCTGATAACAGCGGCCAGCAACGCCGCCTCCTCGAGCGTCAGATCCGAGGGTGGCTTGCCGAAGAAGGTCTGGGAGGCCGTCTTGACGCCGTAACACCCCTGGCCGAAATAGACCTCGTTCAAGTACATCTCGAGGATCTTGTCCTTGGAGTAGCGCCGCTCCAGCTGGTTCGCCAACCGCGCCTCTTCGATCTTCCGCCAGTAGGTCCTCTCCCGCCCCGCCAGGGCGATGTCGACGTATTGCTGGGTGATGGTGGAAGCGCCCTGCACCACCTTGCCCTGCACCACGTTGGTCCAGAAGGCACGGGCGATGGCCTCCCAGTCAACGCCGCCGTGCTGGTAGAAACGTTCGTCCTCGATGGCGATGACGGCGTTCTCGAGGGCGGGGCAGATCTGGTCCAGGGTCACGTTCTCGCGGTTCTGCTCCCCGTGCAGCTCGGTGATGATCGTGCCGTCGGCTGCGATGATCTTGGAGGTCTGGGCCATTTGGTGGTTCTCGAGGTCCTCCAGGCGGGGGAGTCCCATGCCGGTGTAGAACCAGAAGAAGAAGCCGCCCGCAAGTAGTGCAAGGCATAGCACGAAGACCATGGCTATGCGCAAGAATATCCGCATCGAACACCCCGAACAACTATGTCGGACTTCCGCTTCCTGCTAAGATTTTACTCTTCGTTTGACATCCTCGGAAGGACGTTTTGTTCCCTTTAACCTGGAACTTCCTTCGCCGCCCGGCGTCCTTTTCCTCTTGCGGCCGGGATTGTCGGAGTCGCGTGAAGTCCCGCAAGGCATGCATGATCGCCTCGGCTCGATCTCCAGCTCCCGCTCCCTTTACCACTCGCGCGTGCTTGAAGTATCCTTGTCTCGACGTGAAGGGAGACATCGCATGGCCCTGGTCAAGGATCCAGAGCATCATATGAAGGTCATCCTCTCGGGGACGGCGCAATGCCTGCCCGAGGGAGACCTCGCGTCAAAGGTGAAGAGGGCCATCGCTGAAGACCGCCCCTTGAGGGTCAAGCTCGGGGTGGACCCCACCCGCCCCGACTTGCACCTGGGCCACGCCGTCCCCCTGCGCAAGCTGCGGCAGTTCCAGGACCTGGGCCATACGGCCATCCTGCTCATCGGGGACTTCACCGCCCTTGTCGGCGACCCGTCGGCGCGTGACGTGACCCGGCCCCAGCTGGCGGTGGAGGAGGTCAAGGCCAACGCGCGCACCTACGCGGAGCAGGCGTTCCGCATCCTGGATAGGGAAAAGACGGTCCTCGACTACAACAGCCGCTGGCTGGCGCCCATAAACTTCGAGGAGCTGTTGCGCCTCACCGCGCACTTCACCGTGGCCCGGCTGCTGGAGCGGGACGACTTCTCCCAGCGCTACGCGGAGAACGTCTCCATCGGCCTGCACGAGTTTCTCTACCCGGTGATGCAGGCCTACGACTCTGTGGCCCTGGAGGCGGATGTGGAGATCGGCGGAACCGACCAGATATTCAACCTCCTGGCAGGGCGGGAGCTGCAGCGGGTGCTGGGGCAGGAACCCCAGAGCGTGCTCACCCTGCCCATCCTGGTGGGCCTCGACGGGGTGAAGAAGATGTCCAAGAGCCTGGGAAACTACGTGGGCCTTACCGATCCGCCCGAGGAGATGTTCGGAAAGCTCATGTCCCTTGCCGACGAGCTCATGCCCGACTACTTCAGGCTCACCACGGCCCTGGGGCCCGACGAGGTGGACGCCATCCTGCGCGAGCTGGAGGCGGATACCCTGCACCCGGCCACGGCCAAGAGGCGCCTGGCGGCGGAGGTGGTCGGCCTCTACTGGGGCGAGCCGGCGGCGCGCGAGGCAGAGCAGGCCTTCGACCGCGTGCACGTGGAGAGGGAGCAGCCGCAGGACATCCCGGAGGTGGCCATCGGCCCCGGCGAGTTCAAGCAGGGGAGGATATGGCTACCGCGGCTCCTGGTCCTCGCCGGCCTGGCCTCTTCCACCAGCGAGGGCAGGCGCCTCGTCTCCCAGGGGGGCGTGAAGTTGGGGGATGTGGTGGTGGAGGATGCGGACTTAATGTTGAGCGCGAAGGAGCTTGACGGATCGGTTATCCAGAAGGGCAAGCGCCATTTTCGCAGGATAAGGGCTTGAGGGGCGCAAAAAACCCCGTTTGACATGGCATTTTTCGAGTGTTATCATGAAGTTTGCGGCAGAGCCGCCGGGTTTTATCCCGATTGATAAAGGAGGCGGTATTCCGGATACTTAGGGATTGTTGGGGGGTCTTAAGTCTGGGTGCCGCTGGAAGAGCGGCCTTTTTGATGCCGCTTCATTGACAGGCTATAACATGGGTGCTACCTTGTAGCATTGTGTAATTCGGTGCTCGTACCGTGTTCCTTGAAAACTAAACAGCGTAACAGAGAGAGAAAATGAGCTCCAATCAATTCCGTCCGTATCCACCGCAAGGTGGGACACGGTCAGTATGGAGCCTGGATACACACTTCAAAAGCATGTAAGTCCGCAAGGACTGCATTTTCTTTGGAGAGTTTGATCCTGGCTCAGGACGAACGCTGGCGGCGTGCCTAACACATGCAAGTCGAGCGGACCGACCCCGTCTCTTCGGAGATGGGACAGGTCAGCGGCGAACGGGTGAGTAACACGTGGGTAATCTACCCCGAAGACCGGGATAACTCCGGGAAACCGGTGCTAATACCGGATACCTTGGTTTCACCGCATGATGGGACCAAGAAAGGGTTGCTTTGCTTCCGCTTCGGGATGAGCCCGCGGCCCATTAGCTTGTTGGTGGGGTAACGGCCTACCAAGGCGACGATGGGTAGCCGGCCTGAGAGGGTGTACGGCCACACTGGGACTGAGATACGGCCCAGACTCCTACGGGAGGCAGCAGTGAGGAATATTGCGCAATGGGCGAAAGCCTGACGCAGCGACGCCGCGTGGACGACGAAGGCCTTCGGGTTGTAAAGTCCTGTCAGGAGGGACGAAGCGGACTTGTCCGTGACGGTACCTCGGTAGGAAGCTCCGGCTAACTACGTGCCAGCAGCCGCGGTAAGACGTAGGGGGCTAGCGTTGTCCGGAATCACTGGGCGTAAAGAGCTCGTAGGCGGTCTGTTAAGTCGGGTGTGAAAGCCCTCGGCTCAACCGAGGAATTGCACTCGATACTGGCAGGCTAGAGTCAAGCAGAGGGAAGTGGAATTCCCGGTGTAGCGGTGAAATGCGCAGATATCGGGAAGAACACCGGTGGCGAAGGCGGCTTCCTGGGCTTGTACTGACGCTGAGGAGCGAAAGCTAGGGGAGCGAACAGGATTAGATACCCTGGTAGTCCTAGCCGTAAACGATGGGCACTAGGTGTG encodes:
- the polX gene encoding DNA polymerase/3'-5' exonuclease PolX: MKHDRDELAAAFEALAELSEIKGEVRFKVNAYHRAAEVVRSSGEELLQLDEVKELRKYPGIGEGIAKKILEFKESGTIGKLEELKEEVPVELISLLQVPNLGPKRAKLVYDGLGVRTVGELRQAAEDHLLAGLPGLGPKAEQNILEGIEHLQATSGRLLLHQAYAAQEEITKLMRERLPGITITPAGSLRRMKETIGDIDLLVSSEEPAAVMEAFCDLPNVEKVLLSGDTKSSVVTRGGLQVDLRVVQPGEFGAALQYFTGSQSHNVRVREIAKKNGLKINEYGVFRVSGNKRLAGETEEGVYRALGMATPAPEIRENRGEVEAALAGTLPQLLEGGDILGDMHAHTEASDGIAALEEMRRAAEGLGYRYLAITDHAAGLKVAGGLDREKLERQVEAIRELNRAGGSPVTLLAGTELNIGSDGGLDYDDSVLSLLDVVVASVHGGFKQDRETITRRIISAIHNPHVKVIAHPTGRLIGQRPPYDVDLRAVMYEARDSGTALELNAFPDRLDLSDEHLAEARELGVKIALGTDAHRPEHLAFMIYGVATARRAWLGMGDVLNTMDTGALLKWLWEGRERG
- a CDS encoding NGG1p interacting factor NIF3, whose product is MKLEEIQKLAVQMGMEKDPRGKAEIKRLMAKNREKYDKLPEKEKQYFDVSGLDNPFPDSRILVGDPKTEVRSVLVGIDMEVPEVLLADRLREKGEAVDLIISHHPEGQGLINLDKVMALQADEWYRHGVPINVGEALIGKRMQEIYRAFLPRNVERALDVARLLDIPFMSMHTVADNQVYSYLSELFTRKKPHTVGDVIDLLLEIPEYQAAARTQSGPVAIVGGRENRAGKVMVDMTGGTEGPQEILEKLAAAGVGTIVAMHYSEKHKEEAEKQKINVVIAGHIVSDSLGMNLILDRLEEKGVRILPVSGLVRVSRATKKGTRARS
- a CDS encoding tetratricopeptide repeat protein, with the translated sequence MSEGYRLLEQGERLLAENRIEEAIERFRRFLDGYPEDIEGQYQLGIALYEKGELEEALLRFERVRALNPGDPRSYDGIALVMMERGDFQQAVKYYTEALDRDPDNIDLLNELGIAYHELGDEEMALSIYEQAMQLEPNFGYPYYNKARLLVTHGRYDEAIRNLETAVSLYKGEREKLTDVLFELAGVYEDMLDDTKAVEIYGEILMLDLDNLEALVSLGSIHLDNCEYEKAAAYFDRVIKLDPDNDGAYLEKGYALGCMGDVETEIEYLDKCLAINPDNKYALSNKGAALMEQGLLDEAEGFFRRAIEVDPAYSWPYYNLACLCALRGDKQACMEQLKKALDLDPALKEDALRDVCLENLRGSDTFRELLE
- a CDS encoding PBP1A family penicillin-binding protein — encoded protein: MRIFLRIAMVFVLCLALLAGGFFFWFYTGMGLPRLEDLENHQMAQTSKIIAADGTIITELHGEQNRENVTLDQICPALENAVIAIEDERFYQHGGVDWEAIARAFWTNVVQGKVVQGASTITQQYVDIALAGRERTYWRKIEEARLANQLERRYSKDKILEMYLNEVYFGQGCYGVKTASQTFFGKPPSDLTLEEAALLAAVIRIPNYYSPYLNIEAAKERRNVVLDKMEELGYITASQCAEAKAREVVVQPVAEEAPSPIAPYFVEYVKKYLYNVFAADPDLRAKFGDLSPDDIIFRGGLRVYTTIDPNLQRYAEEAIADTLDQPGDPSAAICAVDPRTGEIKAMVGGKDYSDQQYNIAAQGGRQPGSAFKPFVLTTAISNGISPYKSYDSSPTTLEFPDGTKWKVGNAEGSSYGTINVYTATVRSVNVVYARIIRDVGPQRVAQMAQAMGITSTVPPYPSIALGTCEVNPLEMASAFGTLANNGTYVPPICVNKVTDAEGNVIFENNPKGKRVVREDVAAVVNSILQDAVRYGTGRAARIDRPQAGKTGTTDDYADAWFCGYTPDLSAAVWVGYPQGRVSMRSVHGITVYGGTFPAQIWRKFAEKALADVAPTDFPEAEFGGEDEDESEWVSVTVCTDSGMKATPFCPHTETRSYRRGEEPTDPCTIHNTQTQRVTVPGVAGMTEAGAVAAIRGAGLNPSVNYAYSSVVARGIVITQSPLAGTSVVTGSSVSITVSQGSSPQSSVPGVVGMSETAAKETITAAGFSYKVVYSPADASQVGIVISQFPGAGATAAPGSQIIITVGSSP
- the tyrS gene encoding tyrosine--tRNA ligase, with translation MALVKDPEHHMKVILSGTAQCLPEGDLASKVKRAIAEDRPLRVKLGVDPTRPDLHLGHAVPLRKLRQFQDLGHTAILLIGDFTALVGDPSARDVTRPQLAVEEVKANARTYAEQAFRILDREKTVLDYNSRWLAPINFEELLRLTAHFTVARLLERDDFSQRYAENVSIGLHEFLYPVMQAYDSVALEADVEIGGTDQIFNLLAGRELQRVLGQEPQSVLTLPILVGLDGVKKMSKSLGNYVGLTDPPEEMFGKLMSLADELMPDYFRLTTALGPDEVDAILRELEADTLHPATAKRRLAAEVVGLYWGEPAAREAEQAFDRVHVEREQPQDIPEVAIGPGEFKQGRIWLPRLLVLAGLASSTSEGRRLVSQGGVKLGDVVVEDADLMLSAKELDGSVIQKGKRHFRRIRA